Proteins co-encoded in one Papaver somniferum cultivar HN1 chromosome 5, ASM357369v1, whole genome shotgun sequence genomic window:
- the LOC113284199 gene encoding gamma-interferon-responsive lysosomal thiol protein-like, with product MGYFSSSSSIFVLTLVILFCSIQSSSAQITVLSSPSGIKESEFAYSSDASKVTLALHYETLCPYCSNFMVNYLPQIFTNGLIDIIDLQLIPYGNAKITFDKVITCQHGPTECELNTVEACALQVWPAQDKHFNFINCVETFVYNGQQSQWKSCYSKLGYEEQPINECYNSGLGQQLELGYAKATGALNPPHKYVPWVTVNDVPLYDDYRSFQTYVCNAYQGTKPAACQGQRMDIIPNANSNQMLEVTFMEETSPTTNIKSPMAKARRQMKF from the exons ATGggctatttttcttcttcatcctcaATCTTTGTATTGACTCTAGTCATTCTGTTCTGTTCTATTCAATCATCATCAGCTCAAATTACAGTCTTATCATCACCATCTGGTATTAAGGAATCGGAATTTGCTTATTCTTCAGATGCTAGTAAAGTTACTCTAGCACTTCACTATGAAACTCTGTGTCCCTATTGTTCAAATTTCATGGTGAATTATTTACCACAAATTTTCACAAATGGACTCATTGATATCATCGATCTGCAACTCATTCCTTATGGTAATGCCAAAATTACTTTTGACAAAGTCATCACCTGCCAG CATGGACCAACTGAGTGTGAATTGAACACAGTGGAAGCATGTGCACTGCAAGTCTGGCCTGCTCAG GATAAGCATTTCAATTTCATTAATTGTGTGGAGACCTTTGTTTACAACGGCCAGCAATCTCAATGGAAATCTTGTTACTCAAAATTGGGCTATGAAgagcaacctattaatgaatgcTACAACAGTGGGTTGGGACAACAG CTTGAGTTAGGATATGCAAAGGCTACAGGGGCTCTTAACCCCCCTCATAAATATGTTCCATGGGTGACCGTCAATGATGTTCCCCTTTATGAT GATTATCGCAGCTTCCAAACATACGTCTGCAACGCCTACCAAGGCACTAAGCCAGCAGCTTGTCAAGGACAGCGAATGGATATCATCCCTAATGCTAATTCAAACCAAATGCTTGAAGTTACTTTCATGGAGGAAACATCTCCAACAACTAATATCAAGTCTCCGATGGCTAAAGCAAGGCGCCAAATGAAATTCTGA